In one window of Zhongshania aliphaticivorans DNA:
- the ribD gene encoding bifunctional diaminohydroxyphosphoribosylaminopyrimidine deaminase/5-amino-6-(5-phosphoribosylamino)uracil reductase RibD, with translation MSFSDFDRQMMTTALRLAERGRYSTSPNPRVGCVICRDDQLLAQGWHQRAGSGHAEVNALANLADARAATVYVTLEPCSHQGRTPPCADSLINAGVSRVVVAIEDPNPLVAGRGITRLREAGVQVDVGLMTAQAEAINIGFMRRMRGGLPWLRLKSASSIDGRTAMASGESQWITGPAARADVQKLRAQSCAILSGVETVLHDDAALTVRAENFSADDDAAIALDGDWRQPLRVIVDSSLRTPVGAKLFAGGGEILIATRVTDVERHKPLEAAGATVVIIEDDGHGRVALPALMAYLRELNCNEVLLEAGAVLAGAALRAGIVDEWYVYMAPCVMGSSGRPLLDWPMITMAEQQALDIVDIRAVGKDWRIHCRVPNTVGAEDVPERV, from the coding sequence ATGAGCTTCAGTGATTTTGACCGACAGATGATGACCACAGCACTGCGTCTAGCGGAGCGTGGCCGGTATTCCACCAGCCCCAATCCACGAGTTGGCTGTGTGATTTGTCGCGATGATCAACTGCTGGCGCAGGGCTGGCATCAGCGCGCCGGCAGTGGCCATGCAGAAGTGAATGCACTGGCGAATTTAGCCGATGCGCGCGCGGCAACCGTGTATGTCACCTTGGAGCCTTGCAGTCATCAGGGGCGAACGCCTCCCTGTGCAGACTCCCTGATTAATGCCGGTGTTAGCCGAGTGGTGGTGGCGATAGAAGACCCCAATCCGCTGGTTGCTGGTCGTGGCATTACACGGTTACGTGAAGCGGGTGTTCAGGTTGATGTGGGTCTAATGACCGCGCAGGCAGAAGCCATAAATATAGGGTTTATGCGCCGGATGCGGGGTGGTCTACCTTGGTTGCGGCTGAAATCAGCGAGTAGTATTGATGGCCGAACCGCAATGGCATCGGGCGAGAGCCAGTGGATTACCGGCCCCGCAGCGAGGGCAGATGTCCAAAAGCTACGCGCGCAGAGCTGTGCAATATTAAGCGGTGTAGAAACAGTTTTACATGATGATGCGGCATTAACGGTACGAGCAGAAAACTTTTCTGCCGACGATGATGCTGCCATCGCGCTCGATGGTGATTGGCGTCAGCCATTACGGGTGATTGTCGATTCTTCGCTGCGCACACCGGTCGGCGCAAAATTATTTGCTGGCGGTGGCGAGATACTCATCGCCACACGGGTGACTGATGTTGAGCGACATAAACCGTTGGAGGCCGCAGGCGCAACGGTGGTTATTATCGAAGATGACGGCCATGGCCGGGTGGCCTTACCAGCCTTAATGGCTTATTTGCGCGAGCTGAATTGTAATGAGGTTTTATTAGAAGCCGGTGCTGTTCTGGCGGGCGCCGCATTGCGAGCCGGCATTGTGGATGAATGGTATGTGTATATGGCCCCATGTGTGATGGGAAGCAGTGGTCGCCCTTTGCTCGACTGGCCAATGATCACCATGGCAGAGCAACAGGCCTTAGATATTGTAGATATTCGTGCGGTGGGCAAAGATTGGCGAATCCACTGCCGCGTGCCTAATACGGTTGGCGCTGAAGATGTACCGGAGCGGGTGTAA
- the ettA gene encoding energy-dependent translational throttle protein EttA: MAQFVFTMNRVSKVVPPKREILHDISLSFFPGAKIGVLGLNGSGKSTLLKIMAGLDTEFNGEARPQPGTKIGYLSQEPPLDPSKDVRGNVEEGVAEAKNALTELDQVYAAYAEPDADFDALAKRQAQLEDIIQATDAHNLDHKLEIAADALRLPPWDADVNTLSGGERRRVALCQLLLSNPDMLLLDEPTNHLDAESVHWLERFLCDFPGTVVAITHDRYFLDNAAGWILELDRGRGIPYEGNYSDWLEAKDARLAQEAKSDASRKKTIATELEWVRSNAKGRQSKSKARLARFEEMNSQEFQSRSETNEIYIPPGPRLGDKVIDVNGVSKSYGDRVLINDLSMSIPKGAIVGIIGGNGAGKSTLLRMITGKETPDSGTIDIGETVKLVSVEQMRDNLDDNKTVWEAVSEGQDILRIGSYEVPSRAYIGRFNFKGSDQQKRVGELSGGERGRLHLACTLKEGGNVLLLDEPSNDLDVETLRALEDALLDFPGCALVISHDRWFLDRIATHILAYEGDSEAVFFEGNYTEYHADFVARKGKNAGPKRVKYKRLK; encoded by the coding sequence ATGGCGCAATTTGTCTTTACTATGAACCGCGTAAGTAAGGTTGTACCACCTAAACGCGAAATTCTACACGACATCTCATTGTCCTTTTTCCCCGGCGCAAAAATAGGTGTACTAGGCCTAAACGGTTCCGGTAAATCGACGCTATTAAAAATCATGGCTGGCCTGGATACCGAATTTAACGGCGAAGCACGGCCACAGCCCGGCACCAAAATTGGTTATTTGTCTCAGGAGCCGCCCTTAGACCCAAGCAAAGATGTCCGTGGCAATGTTGAGGAAGGCGTAGCTGAAGCCAAAAACGCCCTCACCGAATTAGATCAAGTTTATGCAGCCTATGCCGAGCCAGATGCGGATTTTGATGCCTTGGCTAAACGTCAGGCACAGCTAGAAGATATTATTCAGGCCACTGACGCCCACAACCTTGACCATAAACTCGAAATTGCCGCTGACGCGCTGCGCCTGCCGCCGTGGGATGCCGACGTTAACACCCTATCAGGCGGTGAGCGCCGACGCGTTGCCCTGTGCCAATTATTGCTATCGAACCCCGATATGCTGCTTTTAGACGAACCTACCAACCACTTGGACGCTGAGTCTGTGCATTGGCTGGAACGGTTTTTGTGTGACTTTCCTGGCACGGTGGTGGCGATTACCCATGACCGCTACTTCCTCGACAACGCCGCTGGCTGGATTTTGGAATTAGACCGCGGCCGCGGTATTCCCTATGAAGGCAACTATTCTGATTGGCTTGAAGCTAAAGATGCGCGCTTAGCACAAGAGGCAAAGTCGGATGCCTCTCGTAAAAAGACCATTGCCACAGAATTAGAATGGGTGCGCAGCAACGCCAAAGGACGTCAAAGCAAGAGCAAGGCGCGCTTGGCGCGTTTTGAGGAGATGAACTCTCAAGAATTCCAAAGCCGCAGTGAAACCAACGAAATCTACATTCCACCCGGACCTCGCCTTGGCGACAAAGTCATTGATGTAAACGGCGTTAGCAAAAGCTACGGCGACCGCGTGTTAATCAATGATTTGAGCATGTCGATTCCCAAGGGCGCCATTGTCGGCATAATTGGTGGTAACGGCGCGGGTAAATCCACCTTGTTACGGATGATTACCGGCAAAGAAACACCAGATAGCGGCACTATCGATATTGGCGAAACAGTCAAACTCGTCTCTGTAGAGCAGATGCGTGACAACCTAGACGACAACAAAACCGTCTGGGAAGCCGTGTCTGAAGGGCAGGACATTTTGCGTATCGGCAGCTATGAAGTGCCATCCCGCGCGTATATCGGCCGATTTAACTTTAAAGGCAGCGACCAACAAAAACGAGTGGGCGAACTGTCTGGCGGTGAGCGCGGTCGACTGCATTTAGCCTGCACCCTCAAAGAAGGCGGCAATGTATTACTGCTCGATGAGCCCTCAAACGATTTGGATGTTGAAACCCTGCGCGCACTGGAAGACGCCTTGCTAGACTTCCCCGGCTGCGCCTTGGTTATCTCGCATGATCGCTGGTTCTTAGATCGGATTGCCACCCATATCCTCGCCTATGAAGGAGATAGCGAGGCGGTATTCTTTGAAGGCAACTACACCGAATACCACGCTGACTTTGTGGCGAGAAAAGGGAAAAACGCCGGCCCCAAACGCGTGAAATACAAAAGGCTCAAGTAA
- the glyA gene encoding serine hydroxymethyltransferase — MFSKEMTIAGFDDEIWSAIQEEEVRQEEHIELIASENYTSPAVMQAQGTALTNKYAEGYPGKRYYGGCEYVDKAETLAIERAKALFGADYANVQPHSGSQANGAVYQALVLPGETVLGMSLDAGGHLTHGAKPNFSGKTYNAVQYGLNNETGEIDYAQVEALALEHKPKMIVAGFSAYSGIVDWAKFREIADKVGAYLMVDMAHVAGLVAAGVYPNPMPYADVVTTTTHKTLRGPRGGLILAKANEAIEKKLNSAVFPGGQGGPLMHVIAAKAVSFKEAMAPEYVVYQKQVVANAKAMANTFIERGINIVSGGTENHLMLVDLIGKSYTGKDADAALGAANITVNKNAVPNDPRSPFITSGLRVGTPAVTTRGFKEAECVELANWMCDVLEALEAGDATAKIEEVKNKVLAICKRFPVYA; from the coding sequence ATGTTTAGCAAAGAGATGACAATTGCCGGTTTCGACGACGAAATCTGGTCTGCGATTCAAGAAGAAGAGGTGCGTCAGGAAGAGCATATCGAGTTAATCGCTTCTGAAAACTACACCAGCCCCGCAGTGATGCAGGCGCAGGGTACTGCCCTCACCAATAAGTACGCTGAGGGTTATCCTGGTAAGCGTTATTACGGTGGTTGCGAGTACGTTGATAAAGCGGAAACGCTAGCGATTGAGCGCGCTAAAGCCTTGTTTGGTGCAGATTACGCAAACGTGCAACCCCATTCGGGTTCTCAGGCCAATGGCGCTGTATACCAAGCCTTGGTTTTGCCGGGTGAAACGGTATTGGGTATGAGTTTGGACGCGGGTGGTCACTTGACTCACGGTGCCAAGCCCAACTTCTCGGGTAAAACTTACAATGCGGTTCAGTACGGTTTAAATAATGAAACCGGTGAAATTGATTATGCACAGGTTGAGGCGCTTGCTTTAGAGCATAAGCCCAAGATGATTGTGGCGGGTTTCTCTGCTTATTCAGGTATTGTTGACTGGGCAAAATTCCGTGAAATCGCCGATAAAGTGGGCGCATATTTAATGGTAGATATGGCTCACGTAGCGGGATTGGTTGCGGCTGGTGTATATCCAAATCCCATGCCGTATGCGGATGTGGTCACCACCACAACCCATAAAACACTGCGTGGCCCACGCGGCGGTTTGATCTTAGCCAAGGCTAATGAAGCAATTGAAAAGAAACTGAACTCAGCGGTATTCCCCGGTGGTCAGGGCGGCCCATTGATGCACGTTATTGCTGCAAAAGCGGTTAGCTTTAAAGAAGCGATGGCGCCGGAGTATGTGGTATACCAAAAGCAAGTAGTGGCAAACGCCAAGGCGATGGCGAATACCTTCATCGAGCGCGGTATTAATATCGTATCTGGCGGTACCGAAAACCACTTAATGCTGGTTGATCTAATCGGTAAATCGTATACCGGTAAAGATGCTGATGCGGCCTTGGGCGCAGCAAATATCACCGTCAACAAAAATGCGGTTCCTAACGACCCGCGCTCACCGTTCATCACTAGTGGTCTGCGTGTTGGTACACCCGCGGTTACCACTCGCGGCTTTAAAGAAGCGGAGTGTGTTGAGTTGGCTAACTGGATGTGTGATGTTCTAGAAGCGTTGGAAGCGGGTGATGCCACTGCCAAAATAGAAGAAGTAAAAAACAAAGTGTTAGCGATCTGTAAGCGTTTTCCTGTTTACGCCTAG
- a CDS encoding riboflavin synthase encodes MFTGIIEAVGTIAATELRGGDMRVQISSASLPMAEVKLGDSIASNGVCLTVVSILADGFWADVSNETLSLSTFAKAKVGQSVNLERAMLASSRLDGHIVSGHVDGVGSVLSCVADARSIRLAVEAPKSIEHYIASKGSICIDGVSLTVNKVNGNVLELNIVPHTAAETIIQHYRVGTEVNLEVDVVARYLERLLQAKKPADSGISMATLAENGFLKGRS; translated from the coding sequence ATGTTTACCGGCATCATTGAGGCAGTAGGCACTATTGCAGCAACTGAGCTGCGCGGTGGTGATATGCGGGTGCAAATTAGCAGTGCTAGTTTGCCCATGGCAGAGGTAAAGCTAGGTGATAGCATTGCCAGTAATGGTGTCTGTTTAACGGTGGTGTCTATACTCGCTGATGGGTTTTGGGCGGATGTTTCGAATGAGACCTTATCGCTGAGCACCTTTGCTAAGGCTAAAGTTGGGCAATCGGTAAATTTGGAAAGAGCGATGTTGGCGAGCAGTCGTCTAGATGGCCATATTGTTAGTGGCCACGTCGACGGGGTTGGCAGTGTATTAAGTTGCGTGGCTGATGCGCGCTCGATTCGACTTGCCGTGGAAGCGCCGAAAAGTATTGAGCACTATATTGCGTCCAAAGGGTCGATATGTATTGATGGCGTTAGCCTGACTGTAAACAAAGTAAACGGTAATGTGCTGGAATTAAATATTGTGCCTCATACCGCGGCAGAAACAATTATTCAGCATTATCGAGTAGGTACAGAAGTAAATTTGGAAGTTGACGTTGTCGCGCGTTATCTTGAGCGATTACTACAGGCAAAAAAGCCTGCTGACAGTGGGATTTCTATGGCCACATTGGCCGAGAATGGTTTTTTGAAAGGGCGCTCTTAA
- the nrdR gene encoding transcriptional regulator NrdR, with translation MRCPFCNFDDTKVIDSRLVADGGQVRRRRECLSCSERFTTYESAELLMPKIIKTDGSREPFDEIKLRSGVLKALEKRPVSVENIEAEISGIKRRLQATGEREIDSRDVGEQVMEALKALDHVAYVRFASVYRSFQDLEEFRAEIDRLSAEPGSELGE, from the coding sequence ATGCGTTGTCCGTTTTGTAATTTTGACGATACTAAAGTGATCGATTCGCGCTTAGTGGCCGATGGTGGTCAGGTTCGTCGTCGTCGAGAGTGTTTGTCTTGCTCTGAACGGTTTACCACTTATGAAAGTGCTGAGCTGTTGATGCCCAAAATCATCAAAACTGACGGCTCTCGCGAACCCTTCGACGAGATTAAATTGCGTTCAGGGGTGTTAAAAGCCTTAGAAAAAAGACCGGTCAGCGTCGAAAATATCGAGGCTGAAATCAGCGGCATTAAGCGGCGTTTGCAAGCCACCGGAGAGCGTGAAATAGATAGTCGCGACGTTGGCGAGCAAGTGATGGAAGCCTTAAAGGCGCTGGATCATGTTGCCTATGTGCGTTTTGCCTCTGTGTATCGCAGCTTTCAAGATCTTGAAGAATTTCGCGCTGAAATAGACCGACTCTCTGCAGAGCCCGGTTCGGAGCTTGGTGAGTAG